In the Podospora bellae-mahoneyi strain CBS 112042 chromosome 4, whole genome shotgun sequence genome, one interval contains:
- a CDS encoding hypothetical protein (EggNog:ENOG503NVC0; SMCOG1288:ABC transporter related protein; antiSMASH:Cluster_8; COG:Q) yields the protein MDPPASSPVSAACAHLDNSFGPHAGECRGGFDFTLFFEETILTILPAGLILLVSLPRVWFMWRKAKKLTSGSHLATVKVSTWVALAVLQLAALVLWSRLPSPVRTRTTLAAAALTFVSSLALSLLSYVEHTRNVRPSSIIGAFLFATLLFDIARARTLWLRDPYVVSLDEDGDSFDINKENSLAYLAVTAVVVKGFLLVIEALRKRRVLRPEFRGYGYGPEATSGLYSQSFFWWLNPLFWKGFQKGRVLDVDKRGDLPELDKHLQAGYNYRRLGNAWAATVSGGAKKTKSPYALLLTAFDVLKWVVLSTVPPRAALTALMFCQPFLINRTIRLSQEPITDESTQIGYGLIGAYFFVYVGIAVTMGQYQHKTYRTIAMVRAGLISMIYHKTSTLSLKDIDPAASMTLMSADMERIVQGWQTMHEIWSNSIEVGVAIFLLERQLGIACVVPVALSILSLLGSMVAMNFIVSRQAMWLEAIERRISATSVMLSSMKGVKMCGLKDTLMASMQKLRVDELCISKRFRKLIIWNMVFAYVTQVFAPVLTFAIFSVRARDTGDRTLDTARVFTALSLFALLSEPLASLVMSLATFLGSVGSFSRIQNFLQSDEREDPRKQDPHMVSSEHSLDLALPIVDMEKPSPHAIVIEKGDFGWDAGKSPILSDITLTVPWRQLTMVVGPVGCGKSTLLQSILGEIPSLSGSVHLGSTSVAYCSQDPWHMNGTIREAILGTAKYDPKWYGRVLRACALGRDLKELPHGDSSRIGSGGIALSGGQSQRIALARAVYARREIVILDDVLSGLDTSTENHVFHSLFGVKGIFTETKATVLLVSSSVKRLPYAACVVCLDSSGTISAQGTFDELNHAGTGYVSTFSLASRPDWTFKPDDDHFSDDDDTTDVDRPKELHETDCGTSVSGSSRERISHSHSSERAASSSSEIQTVNEADAINTLDSGRQTGDVQIYTYYIKSVGLWPTLIFVLGIVAFVFCISFPTVWVQWWAAENEIRPNDNLGYWIGLYAMFGGIAIVGLTIGCWQMIIKMVPLSGEKFHLALLKTVLSAPMSFFVKTDTGVTMNRFSQDLQLIDMELPIAALNTFTTLILCIAQMALIGVGSIYAAISFPIVLITLYLVQKFYLRTSRQIRLIDIETKAPLYSLFEESLRGIATIRAFGWQDALEKKNHTLLNRSMKPFYLMYAVQRWLTLVLDLLVAAIAVLLIILVVNLRGTVAAGGVGLALLNVIQFSQSVKLLVTFWTTLETQIGSVARIKSFTSTAVPSEDLPGEDQTPPANWPQKGAIEIKNFTAAYNEGDSDPVLKSISLSIAAGEKVAICGRTGSGKTCLVSSLFRMTATHAGSICIDGVDTSTIPREDVRRRLVGVPQHPFLLKGSVRLNADPLGQATDVQIQTALQEVKVWDIVSRSGGLGADIDSLNLSQGQKQLFCLARAIVRPGNILVLDEATSTLDGKTEEMVQKLIRRKFCNYTILAVAHRLDTIMDFDKVVVLDKGKVVEFDSPWKLVEEEGEGGMFKKLWLKSVEEDIEDVPE from the exons ATGGATCCGCCAGCTTCCTCTCCGGTCTCGGCAGCATGCGCTCATCTTGACAACTCGTTTGGCCCTCACGCCGGCGAGTGTCGAGGTGGATTCGACTTCACTCTATTTTTCGAAGAGACGATCCTCACAATCCTGCCCGCGGGACTCATCCTGCTCGTCTCACTTCCGAGAGTGTGGTTTATGTGGAGGAAAGCCAAGAAACTCACCAGTGGCAGTCATTTGGCAACTGTCAAAGTT TCCACCTGGGTTGCGCTGGCTGTCCTTCAACTTGCAGCGCTGGTCCTCTGGTCAAGGCTCCCTTCCCCCGTCCGAACCCGGACCACCCTggccgctgctgccctcACCTTTGTTTCCTCTCTTGCCCTCTCGCTGCTGTCCTACGTTGAGCACACTCGCAACGTACGACCGTCCTCCATCATCGGTGCCTTTCTCTTTGCTACCCTCTTGTTTGACATTGCACGGGCACGAACCTTGTGGTTACGCGACCCGTATGTTGTTTCTCTGGACGAAGACGGTGACTCGTTTGACATCAACAAGGAGAATTCCCTGGCTTACCTCGCCGTCACTGCTGTCGTGGTGAAGGGGTTCTTGCTTGTCATTGAAGCCTTGAGAAAACGAAGGGTGCTTCGACCCGAGTTCAGGGGCTATGGCTACGGACCCGAAGCGACAAGCGGCCTCTACAGCCAGTCCTTTTTCTGGTGGCTCAATCCATTGTTTTGGAAGGGCTTTCAGAAAGGCCGGGTGTTGGATGTCGACAAGCGAGGTGACCTCCCTGAGCTGGACAAGCATCTTCAGGCCGGTTACAATTATCGGCGTTTGGGGAATGCATGGGCTGCCACTGTCTCTG GCGGTGCTAAGAAGACCAAGTCACCTTATGCTTTGTTGCTGACAGCATTTGATGTCCTGAAATGGGTTGTCTTGAGCACAGTTCCTCCACGGGCTGCCCTCACAGCCCTCATGTTCTGCCAGCCATTTCTCATCAATCGCACCATCAGACTGTCACAGGAGCCCATCACCGATGAGAGCACCCAGATTGGCTACGGCCTCATTGGGGCCTACTTCTTCGTCTATGTCGGCATTGCG GTTACCATGGGACAGTACCAGCACAAGACATACCGTACCATCGCGATGGTTCGTGCAGGTCTCATCTCCATGATATATCACAAGACCAGCACTCTCAGTCTGAAGGATATTGATCCTGCTGCCTCCATGACGCTTATGAGTGCCGACATGGAGCGGATTGTGCAAGGATGGCAAACTATGCATGAGATTTGGTCCAACTCCATTGAAGTAGGCGTTGCCATCTTTCTGTTGGAGCGGCAACTGGGCATTGCATGTGTAGTTCCCGTGGCTTTGTCAATCT TGTCATTGCTTGGCTCCATGGTGGCTATGAACTTCATCGTCTCCCGGCAAGCCATGTGGTTGGAGGCCATTGAACGGCGTATTTCTGCCACATCAGTCATGTTATCATCCATGAAGGGCGTCAAGATGTGTGGTCTCAAGGATACATTGATGGCCAGCATGCAGAAGCTCCGGGTAGACGAGCTTTGCATCTCCAAGCGGTTCCGTAAACTGATCATCTGGAACATGGTGTTTG CCTATGTGACCCAGGTCTTTGCACCCGTTCTGACGTTTGCCATCTTTTCCGTCCGAGCACGGGATACTGGCGATAGGACATTGGACACAGCGCGCGTCTTCACAGCGCTGTCACTGTTTGCCCTGCTCTCGGAGCCTTTGGCATCCCTTGTCATGTCCTTAGCGACGTTTCTGGGGTCCGTGGGTAGTTTCAGCCGCATTCAAAACTTCCTCCAGTCTGATGAGAGAGAAGATCCCCGAAAACAGGACCCTCACATGGTCTCGTCTGAGCACTCACTCGATTTGGCTTTGCCAATCGTGGACATGGAGAAGCCTTCGCCCCATGCCATTGTTATCGAGAAAGGTGACTTTGGTTGGGATGCTGGAAAGTCTCCTATCCTCAGCGACATTACCTTGACTGTGCCATGGCGCCAGTTGACCATGGTGGTTGGGCCGGTTGGGTGCGGCAAGTCCACTCTGCTCCAGTCCATCTTGGGCGAGATTCCTTCACTGTCGGGCTCTGTTCACCTTGGCTCGACCAGTGTTGCCTACTGCTCTCAAGACCCTTGGCACATGAATGGCACCATTAGAGAAGCTATTCTCGGCACCGCCAAGTATGATCCCAAATGGTACGGAAGAGTTCTCCGCGCCTGTGCTCTTGGTCGTGATCTGAAAGAACTTCCTCACGGTGACTCCTCTCGGATAGGATCCGGTGGAATCGCTCTCTCAGGTGGCCAGAGCCAACGCATCGCCTTGGCAAGAGCGGTCTATGCCCGCCGTGAGATTGTCATCCTAGATGATGTCCTCAGTGGTCTCGACACCTCAACCGAGAACCATGTTTTCCACAGTCTATTTGGTGTGAAAGGCATCTTCACAGAGACGAAAGCTACCGTCCTGCTTGTCTCCTCTTCGGTCAAAAGACTGCCTTACGCTGCGTGTGTCGTTTGTCTTGATTCCAGCGGCACGATCAGTGCTCAAGGAACGTTTGACGAGCTCAACCACGCCGGCACTGGTTACGTGTCTACTTTCTCCCTGGCCTCTAGACCGGACTGGACTTTCAAGCCAGACGACGATCACttcagtgatgatgatgataccaCTGATGTTGATCGTCCAAAGGAGCTGCATGAGACCGACTGTGGGACTTCGGTCTCGGGCTCTTCCAGAGAGAGGATTTCCCATTCTCACAGTTCTGAAAgggctgcttcttcttcgtcagaGATCCAGACAGTGAATGAAGCTGACGCAATCAACACACTGGACTCGGGGAGACAGACAGGTGATGTGCAGATTTATACTTACTACATTAAGTCTGTGGGGCTGTGGCCGACCTTGATCTTTGTTTTGGGCATTGTTGCGTTTGTTTTTTGTATTTCGTTTCCGA CTGTCTGGGTTCAATGGTGGGCTGCAGAAAATGAGATTCGCCCCAACGATAACCTGGGATATTGGATTGGTCTTTATGCCATGTTTGGTGGTATCGCCATTGTTGGCCTCACCATTGGCTGTTG GCAAATGATCATCAAGATGGTACCTCTGTCCGGAGAAAAGTTCCACCTGGCGCTCCTGAAGACCGTTCTGAGTGCACCCATGTCCTTCTTTGTCAAGACAGACACAGGCGTCACCATGAACCGCTTCAGCCAGGACTTGCAACTCATTGACATGGAGCTCCCCATCGCTGCCCTCAACACATTCACCACGTTGATTCTTTGCATCGCGCAGATGGCGCTCATCGGTGTTGGCTCCATCTATGCGGCCATCTCCTTCCCCATCGTTCTCATCACACTCTATCTCGTCCAGAAGTTTTACCTTCGCACATCCCGCCAGATCCGATTGATCGATATTGAAACCAAGGCGCCATTGTACTCCTTATTTGAGGAGTCGCTCCGCGGAATTGCCACCATCCGCGCTTTCGGCTGGCAAGACGccctcgagaagaagaatcacaccctcctcaaccgtTCCATGAAACCGTTCTATCTCATGTATGCCGTCCAACGCTGGCTTACGcttgtccttgaccttcttgttgCAGCCATCGCTGTTCTTCTCATTATCCTCGTTGTCAACCTCCGCGGTACTGTTGCCgcaggtggtgttgggctcGCACTCCTGAATGTCATCCAGTTCAGCCAGAGCGTCAAACTTCTCGTCACATTTTGGACAACCCTTGAGACGCAAATTGGATCGGTAGCTCGCATCAAGAGCTTCACCAGCACCGCTGTCCCATCTGAGGACCTTCCCGGCGAAGATCAAACTCCACCAGCAAACTGGCCTCAGAAGGGTGCCATTGAGATCAAGAATTTCACGGCCGCGTACAACGAGGGTGACTCAGACCCTGTACTCAAGAGCATCTCTCTTTCCATCGCTGCCGGAGAAAAGGTTGCTATCTGCGGCCGAACAGGAAGCGGCAAGACCTGTCTTGTGTCTTCGCTCTTCCGCATGACCGCTACTCACGCTGGCTCCATCTGCATTGACGGGGTGGACACGTCCACGATTCCCCGTGAGGATGTCCGCCGCCGGTTGGTCGGTGTCCCGCAGCATCCTTTCCTCCTGAAAGGGTCTGTAAGACTCAACGCTGACCCTCTTGGTCAAGCCACGGATGTACAAATACAGACTGCACTCCAAGAGGTCAAAGTCTGGGATATTGTCAGCAGATCTGGCGGACTGGGTGCCGACATTGACAGCCTCAATCTTTCGCAGGGGCAGAAACAGCTGTTCTGTCTTGCTCGTGCAATAGTGCGGCCGGGGAATATCCTTGTCTTGGACGAGGCCACCAGTACCTTGGACGGGAAGACAGAGGAGATGGTTCAAAAGTTGATTAGGAGGAAGTTTTGCAACTACACCATCCTTGCTGTGGCGCACAGGCTGGATACCATTATGGATTTTGACAAGGTGGTTGTGCTAGATAAGGGTAAGGTGGTCGAGTTTGATAGTCCTTGGAAactggtggaggaggaaggggaagggggcatGTTTAAGAAGCTGTGGTTGAAGagcgtggaggaggatattgagGATGTTCCGGAATGA
- a CDS encoding hypothetical protein (EggNog:ENOG503NUGF; antiSMASH:Cluster_8; COG:Q) has translation MASNPPAKCCTIGVKHEGETTGQSIKVANKHDAYLATPTADKAHKGAGILLIPDVIGIWKNSKLIADQFAANGYLTLLIDVFNGDALPLNRSGPFDFNAWLTKGSDGNNPHTKEAVDPIVEDAIKALKEEYGVENLGAVGYCFGAKYVVRHYKDGIKVGYAAHPSFVEEDELAAIQGPFSIAAAETDSIFPAEKRHRSEEILQKTGQPYQINLYSGVEHGFAVRGDPNKKATRYAKEQAFLQAVTWFDNYLL, from the exons ATGGCGTCCAATCCTCCCGCAAAATGCTGCACCATTGGTGTCAAGCACGA AGGTGAAACCACAGGCCAATCCATCAAAGTAGCCAACAAGCATGACGCCTACCTCGCTACGCCCACCGCCGACAAGGCCCACAAGGGTGCTGGCATCCTCCTTATCCCCGACGTCATCGGTATTTGGAAAAACAGCAAGTTGATCGCCGACCAGTTTGCTGCCAATGGATACTTGACCTTGTTGATCGACGTGTTCAATGGCGACGCGCTGCCCCTGAACCGCTCAGGGCCCTTCGACTTCAACGCGTGGTTGACCAAGGGCTCTGATGGAAACAACCCTCACACAAAGGAGGCTGTCGATCCTATTGTTGAAGATGCGATCAAGGCACTCAAGGAAGAATATGGGGTGGAGAATCTGGGGGCTGTTGGGTATTGCTTCGGTGCCAAG TATGTCGTCAGACATTACAAGGATGGCATCAAGGTCGGTTATGCTGCCCACCCCTCGtttgtcgaggaggacgagtTGGCTGCTATTCAGGGCCCTTTCAGCATTGCTGCGGCCGAAACTGACTCCATCTTCCCTGCCGAGAAGCGCCACAGGAGCGAGGAGATTCTGCAGAAGACCGGTCAACCGTACCAGATCAACCTCTACTCTGGCGTTGAACATGGCTTTGCTGTCAGAGGGGACCCGAACAAGAAGGCGACGAGGTATGCCAAGGAGCAAGCCTTCTTGCAGGCAGTCACCTGGTTTGACAACTACTTGCTCTAG
- a CDS encoding hypothetical protein (SMCOG1089:methyltransferase; antiSMASH:Cluster_8; EggNog:ENOG503NUA9; COG:S), whose amino-acid sequence MGSSKPPSSPAAPSSPPAAAAEAGTHGEEAAPIIVDPEFETEVQGDGDSALGYAESSTASLSSSILQYREIHGRTYQNFKEAEYWAPNDDKQNDGLDLHHHMMYLIHNNSLFRSPVEDPDAVLDVGTGTGIWALDCADQFPAAEVIGTDLSPIQPTWTPPNCRFELDDASLDWTFSADKFDLVHLRFLIGSIEDWPKLYRQAYRCLKPGGWLEHTDFTIRIASDDGSIPIEDPNHPYAIWNRIFAEAGEKIGRTFLVSDKGKNAEWMKEAGFPGPFNVEHYKLPLGTWPKDRKWKEVGAFNKQSCLEGLEGYVLYLAVKILGWKFEEVQVLCSKMRSALANPNYHAYYGCSTVWTQKPLDEQAVGDAEA is encoded by the exons ATGGGGTCTTCTAAGCCGCCATCTTCGCCCGCTGCTCCTTCGAGCCCACCGGCGGCAGCCGCCGAAGCGGGCACGCACGGAGAGGAGGCCGCGCCCATCATTGTG GATCCCGAGTTTGAAACCGAGGTTCAAGGTGATGGTGACTCTGCCCTTGGATA TGCCGAATCTTCCACCGCGTCTCTCAGCTCTTCCATCTTGCAGTACCGTGAGATTCATGGACGCACATATCAGAATttcaaggaggccgagtaCTGGGCACCTAATGATGACAAGCAAAATGATGGGTTGGATTTGCA CCACCACATGATGTATCTGATCCACAACAACTCGCTTTTCCGGTCACCAGTTGAAGACCCAGATGCTGTTCTTGACGTGGGCACCGGAACCGGTATTTGGGCCTT GGACTGCGCGGACCAATTTCCCGCCGCCGAAGTCATCGGCACTGATCTTTCTCCCATTCAG CCAACATGGACGCCCCCCAACTGCCGTTTCGAGCTTGATGACGCCTCCTTGGACTGGACCTTCTCCGCTGACAAGTTCGACCTCGTTCacctccgcttcctcatCGGCTCCATCGAAGACTGGCCCAAACTCTACCGCCAAGCCTACCGCTGCCTCAAGCCCGGCGGCTGGCTCGAGCACACCGACTTCACCATCCGCATCGCCTCCGACGACGGCTCCATCCCCATCGAGGATCCAAATCACCCTTACGCCATCTGGAACAGGATTTTTGCCGAAGCTGGTGAGAAAATCGGCCGCACCTTTTTAGTGTccgacaagggcaagaatGCCGAGTGGATGAAAGAAGCAGGCTTTCCTGGGCCGTTCAATGTCGAGCATTACAAGTTGCCCTTGGGGACATGGCCAAAGGACAGGAAGTGGAAAGAGGTCGGAGCCTTTAACAAGCAGAGCTGCTTGGAAGGGCTGGAGGGGTATGTTCTTTACCTTGCGGTGAAGATCTTGGGGTggaagtttgaggaggtgcagGTTTTGTGCAGCAAGATGAGGAGCGCGTTGGCCAACCCCAACTATCATGCCTATTATGGGTG CTCAACGGTATGGACACAAAAGCCGCTTGATGAGCAAGCTGTTGGCGACGCGGAAGCCTAG
- a CDS encoding hypothetical protein (SMCOG1034:cytochrome P450; antiSMASH:Cluster_8; EggNog:ENOG503NXRB; COG:Q): protein MAILDRISLGTYPFIAWPTWLAGATIMILLSTVLYNLLLHPLRSLPGPKLWAATPIPYTRAWLSGRMSSNIHRLHERYGDVIRVAPNRVSFAHPDAYNAIRGHRKAGQPEHGKDPVFYKMSMHNILGANREDHSRFRKILSHGFSAKAMQDQQPLITQYIDLLMDRLHELTKGGREEAVTDMGAWFNFTTFDIIGDLSFGAPFGCLESSSYHPWVTAILNGVKEFAMLLVMNWFFPSFSRVVKVLTPWHHPAKHTNEQAEFARVQVVKRLNSGVVRPDFVQALTNGSQANNGRPLKIEEMAMNARLLIMAGSETTATALSATTYYLATYPRVQTRLAEEVRGQFKSEDEINFFSVNRLTYMLAVLDEAMRLFPPVPANLPRKAAKGGDVILGWQIPENTGLEIWPWAVNHLSRNFTEPDKFIPERWLGGDSFEGIAFDKSRHSALQPFSVGPRNCIGKNLAYVEMRVILARFIWNFDLALADEKSQTFPKAKSFGLWVKKPLNIRLIPVRHVSK, encoded by the exons ATGGCAATTCTTGACAGAATTTCTCTCGGGACGTATCCATTCATTGCTTGGCCAACATGGCTTGCTGGGGCG ACTATCATGATACTATTATCCACAGTCCTGTACAAcctgctcctccatcctcttcgaTCTCTCCCCGGTCCAAAGCTTTGGGCGGCGACGCCGATACCATACACCCGAGCATGGCTTTCAGGACGAATGTCGAGTAACATTCACCGATTGCACGAGAGATACGGCGACGTCATCCGCGTTGCACCAAATCGTGTCTCCTTTGCACATCCCGACGCTTACAATGCCATTCGAGGCCACCGCAAGGCTGGGCAACCAGAACACGGAAAGGACCCTGTTTTCTACAAGATGTCGATGCACAACATCTTGGGTGCGAACCGTGAGGATCACAGCCGCTTCCGTAAGATCCTGAGCCACGGATTCTCGGCAAAAGCGATGCAGGATCAGCAACCCCTTATCACGCAGTACATCGACCTGCTGATGGATCGTCTGCATGAATTGACTaaaggaggacgagaagaggCCGTTACGGACATGGGCGCCTGGTTCAACTTTACAACCTTTGATATCATTGGTGACCTGTCGTTCGGTGCTCCTTTTGGTTGCTTGGAGAGCAGTTCATACCACCCCTGGGTCACGGCCATCCTCAACGGCGTCAAGGAATTCGCCATGTTGCTGGTTATGAACTGGTTTTTCCCCAGTTTTTCCAGAGTCGTCAAGGTTCTGACCCCTTGGCACCACCCAGCAAAACATACCAATGAACAGGCTGAATTCGCCCGCGTCCAGGTGGTCAAGCGACTCAACTCTGGTGTTGTAAGACCGGACTTCGTTCAGGCCCTGACCAACGGATCCCAGGCCAACAACGGAAGACCCTTGAAAATAGAAGAGATGGCAATGAACGCAAGGCTGTTAATTATGGCAGGAAGCGAAACCACGGCTACTGCGCTGTCGGCAACAACATATTACCTGGCGACATACCCCCGCGTGCAGACAAGGCTGGCAGAGGAGGTCAGAGGTCAGTTCAAAAGCGAAGATGAGATCAACTTCTTCAGTGTCAACAGATTGACATATATGCTTGCCGTTTTGGACGAAGCAATGCGATTATTCCCGCCTGTACCGGCCAATCTTCCACGCAAGGCGGCCAAAGGTGGGGACGTGATTCTGGGATGGCAAATTCCAGAGAAT ACTGGCCTCGAGATCTGGCCGTGGGCTGTGAACCACCTTTCCCGCAACTTCACTGAGCCCGACAAGTTCATCCCCGAGCGTTGGCTTGGAGGAGATAGCTTTGAAGGCATAGCGTTCGACAAGAGTAGACACAGTGCACTGCAGCCATTTTCAGTTGGCCCGCGAAACTGCATTGGCAAAAA TTTGGCATACGTCGAAATGCGGGTCATCTTAGCAAGGTTCATCTGGAACTTTGACTTGGCTCTGGCCGACGAAAAGTCACAAACGTTTCCGAAGGCAAAGTCTTTTGGTCTCTGGGTCAAGAAGCCGCTGAACATTCGGCTCATCCCTGTTAGACATGTGTCCAAATGA
- a CDS encoding hypothetical protein (SMCOG1034:cytochrome P450; antiSMASH:Cluster_8; EggNog:ENOG503NUFV; COG:Q) gives MLADRLLDNVILAKCQLAIADVGVDNVILGLLTVAVIAVAVDYAHMLYLRSKMPPGPFPLPIVGNTFSLPDNKPWIYFEELSKRYNTPLITYWIGRQVPRNPTLWINDAWCAHEIFEKKAQIYTSRPRMIVFGELGSGQSNLVTMQIRNQEERERWRIHRKLMHIGVGVQSVRGYRAIQNNESKIIALDFLREPKEYVKHLERYATSVVSIIAFGRRVASYNDPIITEVIALMQLAADLNVPGKSFPMLLETFPILAKFPRFMPWFKGLGSRNSKGGHYFFYTLAEEAIEQYNQKSPSEQASMPTPYVKTLFEEADRYKLPVAELSGLTGNLFGAGADTSSSTLVSFILACCAFPETVKKAQEELDRVIGPNRSPHWDDSPNLSYINAFVREVLRWRSVAIIGGQPHSPTQDDTYNGWLIPKGSWIQGNVWAIHHHEREFPDPDRFYPDRYLEGNDYRRPFPNDKGYMTFGWGRRVCSGQALAEQGTWISVARLLWGFNIRKARDPKTGQEIEVDIFAFTNGLNMRPQPFPCEIVPRSQEIKEAIEREGRQALQDLKIHDGESQYRMSTFYQQQKKKVAQEPIIDEKGNVRFVKVGQ, from the exons ATGCTCGCAGACAGGCTTTTGGACAATGTCATATTGGCCAAGTGCCAGTTGGCCATTGCCGACGTCGGTGTTGACAATGTCATCCTCGGGTTGCTGACCGTCGCAGTCATTGCTGTTGCAGTCGACTACGCGCACATGCTCTATCTGAGATCAAAGATGCCACCTGGGCCCTTCCCGCTACCCATTGTTGGCAACACATTCTCGCTCCCAGACAACAAGCCATGGATCTACTTTGAGGAGCTATCCAAGAGATACAACACACCACTTATTACATACTGGATTGGGCGGCaagtacctag GAATCCCACACTTTGGATCAACGATGCTTGGTGTGCCCATGAGAtttttgagaagaaggctcaAATCTACACTTCAAGGCCTCGGATGATTGTTTTTGGAGAGCTAGGTTCGGGTCAGTCAAACCTGGTGACGATGCAAATTCGCAACCAAGAGGAGCGCGAGCGATGGCGAATTCACCGCAAGCTGATGCACATTGGAGTTGGCGTGCAGTCGGTCCGGGGGTATCGCGCTATCCAGAACAATGAAAGTAAAATCATTGCCTTGGACTTTCTGAGGGAGCCCAAGGAATACGTCAAGCACCTGGAGAGGTATGCCACGAGCGTCGTGTCTATCATTGCGTTTGGGCGAAGGGTTGCCAGCTACAatgaccccatcatcacgGAGGTTATTGCCTTGATGCAGCTGGCAGCTGATCTCAACGTTCCCGGCAAGTCTTTCCCCATGCTGCTCGAGACATTTCCTA TCCTTGCCAAGTTTCCGCGATTCATGCCCTGGTTCAAGGGACTCGGAAGCCGTAACTCAAAAGGCGGTCACTACTTCTTCTACAcgctggccgaggaggctaTCGAGCAGTACAACCAAAAGTCCCCTTCGGAACAAGCCAGCATGCCTACGCCCTATGTCAAGACTCTGTTCGAAGAAGCTGATAGGTACAAGTTGCCAGTCGCCGAGCTCTCCGGTTTGACCGGAAACCTTTTTGGTGCCGGGGCCGACACATCCTCAAGCACACTTGTCAGCTTTATCTTGGCATGCTGCGCGTTTCCAGAGACTGTGAAGAAGGCCCAGGAAGAGCTCGACCGGGTGATCGGGCCGAATCGCTCACCACACTGGGACGACTCACCAAACCTGTCTTACATCAACGCCTTTGTACGAGAAGTGCTTCGCTGGAGAAGCGTAGCTATCATTGGTGGCCAACCTCATTCGCCCACCCAAGATGACACCTACAACGGCTGGCTCATACCCAAGGGTTCCTGGATCCAAGGCAACGTCTGGGCCATTCACCATCATGAGAGAGAGTTTCCAGACCCGGACCGTTTCTACCCCGACCGATATCTGGAGGGCAATGATTACAGGCGCCCGTTCCCTAATGACAAAGGCTACATGACTTTTGGCTGGGGGAGGCGTGTGTGCAGCGGACAAGCACTCGCGGAACAGGGAACATGGATCAGTGTTGCTCGACTGTTATGGGGGTTCAATATCCGTAAAGCTCGTGACCCCAAGACAGGCCAGGAGATCGAGGTGGACATCTTTGCCTTCACCAACGGTCTGAACATGCGGCCCCAGCCGTTCCCCTGCGAGATCGTGCCAAGGAGCcaggagatcaaggaagcTATCGAGCGGGAGGGGCGGCAAGCGTTGCAAGATCTCAAAATCCATGATGGGGAGAGTCAATATAGGATGAGCACGTTCTaccagcaacaaaagaaaaaggtggCTCAGGAGCCCATCATCGATGAGAAGGGCAACGTCAGGTTTGTCAAGGTCGGACAGTGA